In Bordetella genomosp. 10, the genomic window ACTGGCGGCATCCGGTTTGGTGATCGGCGACATGAGGACGTAACGAATTTGAGGCTGGCGGATTTTAACAGGCGCCCCGCCCCCTAAAGTTCCCGTTCAGCATGCCGTTATCAGGAACGGAAAACCAGATCAACGCGTCGACGACGCAGTGTGTAAGTGGAGTCTTTATGGCTGTCAGCCCTATTGGTACCGCGGCCCTGCCCGTGCAGCAAGCCATCGCAACGCCCGTCCAGGCTCCCTCGCCTGCCGCTCCCGTCGACGCGACCGTATCGGTGCTGCCCGCCGGCGCCACCGCCAAGGACGGCAGCACGGATACCGTCACCTCGGACCAGGGCGCCAGCAAGCTGCCCATCGACCAGGCGCTGGAGAAGCTGAACGAGAAGATGGACGCCTGGTCCACCCAGATGTCCTTTTCGATCGACCAGGACACCCAGCGCGTGGTGATCTCGATCAAGGACAGCAAAACCGGGGACACCATCAAGACCATCCCCAGCGAAACCGTCCTGCAGAT contains:
- a CDS encoding flagellar protein FlaG, which codes for MAVSPIGTAALPVQQAIATPVQAPSPAAPVDATVSVLPAGATAKDGSTDTVTSDQGASKLPIDQALEKLNEKMDAWSTQMSFSIDQDTQRVVISIKDSKTGDTIKTIPSETVLQIAKMITEFQGSAIKTSA